The sequence below is a genomic window from Campylobacter ornithocola.
GTAAAGCAAATATCACAAATTCAAACTTTTCCATAGGAACAACAAGTTTTGGTGATTTAGCTTTAAATAATTATGTTTTCATGAGTGCAAGCGAAGGATTTAATGAAGATATAACAAGTTCAAACAAAGCTAGTGCAAATATGAGTAAAAATTTTGAAAGTATTGTTGGCATGAGTAGCAAAGACTTAGGACTTAGTTATGAAGTTGTAAGAGCTATGGATGTAAAAGATTTTGTTGATTATGAACTTTCTACAAAAGATAATAAACTTTTAATTAGCGGTGGTGCAAATGAAAATGTAAATAACAACAAGATGGTTTTAGAAAGTGATAAAAAATATCTAGAATTAATTAAAATTGATTTAGAAGATGCCAAAGATGATGAAGGTGCTAATAAAGAAAAAATAGATGAAGCCATTGCAAAAATTGATGAACAAGTAAAACAAATTCAAGATATGATTGACAGTGCTGGAAGTGGAGAAATTTCTAACGACGATTATATTAAAAATGATTCTAGTGTTTCAGTTTCTAATAAAGATTTTGTTTCTAAAATTTTAGATGGACTTGCACTCGGTAAAGATTTTAATGCAATAGGTAGTATCAAATTTGACAAAGTTGGAGAACAAGTAGCAAATGATATAAAAGATTCAGCTAAATCTATCTCAAATATAAATCAAGCTTCATCAGGTATAAACTCGACCATCAATGTTTCTAATGATATATCTATAGGTTCTCGTGTAGCTATGCTAAATAATCCTTATGGAAATTATGCCATGAAGTTATCTCAAATAAGATTTGCTGCAAATGATTATAGAGGAAATTATGTAGATAATTATAAAAACAGCATTTGGGGTAATATAATAGGTGGTGCAAATATCATAGATGGAGATAGCGGTGCTTTATATGGAGCTACTATAGGTATGGATAGAAAAGTCAATGATGATGTTATTATTGGAGCTTATTTTACTTATGCAAATGCTGAAATAAAAGATAATCTTTTGACACAAAAATCAGATAACTTCCAATTTGGTGCTTATTCTAATATCTATATAAGTCCAAAAGTTGAAGTTAATGTTAAAGCTTATGCTCAAATTTCTCCTACAGATCAAGATATTATAAATAGAGGATTTAACACAACAAATAGTGCTGATTTTAATAGAAAATTCTTTGGTTTAAGTGCTAATATGGGATATGTTTTTGATTTTAGTGATAACACTTTATTTATCAAACCTTTTGCAGGGGCAAACTACTACTACGCACACACTCCAAATTATAGTGAAAGCGGAGTTGCTGGAAAGGATGTTAATAGCGCTAGCAACAATTCTATCTCTTTAGAATTAGGTACTGAATTTAGAAAATATATGAGTGAAGAATCATATTTATTTATCACTCCAAAAATAGAACAATATGTAATGAACAATGGAGATGATTTTGTAGCAAGTTTAAATGGAGTAGCACTACCTAGTGTAAAAAGTAATGATAAGAAAAAAACTTATGGACAAATCATTGTAGGTGGTAATGTAGATATTAATGAACAATTTAGCTTAAATGCAGGTATTGGAGCTAAACAAATACTAGCTGGTAAAACAGATGGTAAAAATGAAACTTATGTAAGTGGTCAAGTAGGTTTTAAATATAAATTCTAAAAATTTCGAGAAACTCCTTAGATGCTAGAGTAAAAACTCTAGCATTTTAAAAATCCTCATATTCCTTAGCTATAAAAATTTCATCATCTTTTACGATTAATGGGCGTTTTATAAGTGTTGGACTTTGCAAAATTATCGCTTTAATCTCATCCTGACTTAGACTTTGGAGTTTTTCTTTACTTAATCCTATTTTTCTAGCACTCATACCTGCTGTATTTACAAGTTCTAAAATACTTCTTTTGCTAAGCCAAAAATTTAAAGTTATTTCATCTAATTTTTTAATATCAAAAAATTCAAATTTAATCTGCTTAGAGTTTAAATAATCCATGGCCTTTTTAACACTATTGCAGTTTTTTATACCATAAAATTTTAACATTTCCTTGCCTTTTTCACTAAATCTGCTATCAAAAACGCTAATTCTAAAGCTTGATCAGCATTTAATCTTGGATCGCATTGTGTTTCATAGCGTTTAGAAAGTTCTTCCTGAGTGATATTTAAAGAGCCCCCTACACATTCAGTTACATTTTGTCCAGTCATTTCTAAATGTACTCCACCTGGATAGACTTTTTCACTCATTGCTATTTCAAAAAATGTACGAACTTCTTGCATAATCTTATCAAATTCTCTTGTTTTAAAATTTCCCGATTTAACTGTATTTGCATGCATAGGATCTATGCTATAAAGTATATTAAAACCTTCTTGTTTTAATTCTTTAAATAATTTTGGTAAAAAATTTGCTATCTTATCACATCCCATACGAATGATAAAATTTAGTCTTCCTGCTTCATTGTTTGGATTTAAAATATTTACTAACTTTTTTATTTCATCTAAATCATAATTAGCACTAAGTTTAACACCGAGTGGATTTTTCACTCCACTTAAAAAATGCACATGTGCTTCATCGGCATTTCTAGTACGCTCACCTATCCAAAGCATATGTGCTGAACAATCATAAATTTCACCACTTAAACTATCTACTCTTGTTAATGCTTCTTCATATGGCAAAAGCAAAGCCTCATGAGAAGTATAAAAGGCCGTTTGAGAAAGATTTGGTGTATCTGTGATACCACAAGCTTGCATAAAAGCCAAAGCTTGAGTAATTTTTTCGCTAAGCTCATCATATTTTTTACCAAGTTCTGCCTTTTTTAAAAATCCTAAATTCCACTTATGCACCACTCTTAAATCTGCCAAACCACCTCTAGAAAAAGCTCTTAATAAATTCAAAGTTGTAGCACTTTGATAATATGCTTCTAGCATTCTTTTGGGATCTGCTATTCTTGATTTTTCATTAAATTCAAAACCATTGATAATATCCCCACGATAACTTGGAAGCTTTACACCATCTACTTCTTCAAAGTCACTACTTCTTGGTTTTGCAAATTGCCCTGCAACACGACCCACCTTAACAATAGGACAAGATCCTGCAAAAGTTAACACTATAGCCATTTGAAGCATAACTTTAAACATATCTCTTATATTATCAGCACCAAAATTTATAAAACTCTCCGCACAATCCCCTCCTTGAAGCAAAAATGCCTGTGAATTTGTAACTTTAGCAAGAGATTTTTTTAATTTGTCTACTTCACCTGCAAAAACTAGTGGTGGTAATTTTTCTAGCCTCTTAATAACTTCTTGTAATTCATTTTCATCAAGATACTGTGGTTGTTGTTGAATTTTATAATTTCTCCAAGATTTTTTTGTCCATTTCATAGTTTAACTTCCTAATTTAGATAAGCTAAAATTATACAAAATAAGGCTTAAACTAAGATTTTAAAATATTTTCAATACGTCCAAAATTATCTTGTTTGTATAATGTTAAACGGATTATAGAATCTTCTAAAGCTAAAAGATTATGAATTTCATTAGCCTTTAAGCTAATACTATCTAAAGTTTTAAGTAAAATCTGTTGGTTTGAAACCCCAAAATCAACAGAGCCTTTCAATATTTGTATAGTAATATCAAAAGGTGCTTTATGATCTTTCATAAAGCTATCCTTTGACATAGTTATGCAGATTTCTTTAGCATAAGTATTTTCTATTTTTTTAGATATATTTATACCTTTTTGTATTTCTTGCTCCCAAGAAATTACTTCATACATTTGAGTTCTAAATTTCACTTTTATTTTTTAAGTTCTTTAATACGAGCAGCCTTACCTCTTCTATCTCTTAAATAGAATAATCTAGCACGGCGTACGCGTCCTTTTCTTAACACTGTAATACTTTCTAAACTTTCACTATAAATAGGGAAAATTCTCTCAACGCCTACATTATTAGCACCGATTTTACGTACGATGAAAGTT
It includes:
- a CDS encoding autotransporter outer membrane beta-barrel domain-containing protein; translation: MKLSYHTSKVLMGVSISALLSSAALAQEITIYDSNMDQYFETSDGRNFNLKKDHTNSDLTLNLYHTDLANAIAKDEYKDLSRVNINLGSNNLTFKNTSEGANYVTNYTINAKKTEATDVIFQSLDGKSIVNGDFSIKGSSNPVEGVLDDVKSSAILIADGHGLQGSLEVNGNFTADQSTLFTIGGNKSQNHIQVNGKANITNSNFSIGTTSFGDLALNNYVFMSASEGFNEDITSSNKASANMSKNFESIVGMSSKDLGLSYEVVRAMDVKDFVDYELSTKDNKLLISGGANENVNNNKMVLESDKKYLELIKIDLEDAKDDEGANKEKIDEAIAKIDEQVKQIQDMIDSAGSGEISNDDYIKNDSSVSVSNKDFVSKILDGLALGKDFNAIGSIKFDKVGEQVANDIKDSAKSISNINQASSGINSTINVSNDISIGSRVAMLNNPYGNYAMKLSQIRFAANDYRGNYVDNYKNSIWGNIIGGANIIDGDSGALYGATIGMDRKVNDDVIIGAYFTYANAEIKDNLLTQKSDNFQFGAYSNIYISPKVEVNVKAYAQISPTDQDIINRGFNTTNSADFNRKFFGLSANMGYVFDFSDNTLFIKPFAGANYYYAHTPNYSESGVAGKDVNSASNNSISLELGTEFRKYMSEESYLFITPKIEQYVMNNGDDFVASLNGVALPSVKSNDKKKTYGQIIVGGNVDINEQFSLNAGIGAKQILAGKTDGKNETYVSGQVGFKYKF
- a CDS encoding ArsC/Spx/MgsR family protein yields the protein MLKFYGIKNCNSVKKAMDYLNSKQIKFEFFDIKKLDEITLNFWLSKRSILELVNTAGMSARKIGLSKEKLQSLSQDEIKAIILQSPTLIKRPLIVKDDEIFIAKEYEDF
- a CDS encoding class II 3-deoxy-7-phosphoheptulonate synthase; translated protein: MKWTKKSWRNYKIQQQPQYLDENELQEVIKRLEKLPPLVFAGEVDKLKKSLAKVTNSQAFLLQGGDCAESFINFGADNIRDMFKVMLQMAIVLTFAGSCPIVKVGRVAGQFAKPRSSDFEEVDGVKLPSYRGDIINGFEFNEKSRIADPKRMLEAYYQSATTLNLLRAFSRGGLADLRVVHKWNLGFLKKAELGKKYDELSEKITQALAFMQACGITDTPNLSQTAFYTSHEALLLPYEEALTRVDSLSGEIYDCSAHMLWIGERTRNADEAHVHFLSGVKNPLGVKLSANYDLDEIKKLVNILNPNNEAGRLNFIIRMGCDKIANFLPKLFKELKQEGFNILYSIDPMHANTVKSGNFKTREFDKIMQEVRTFFEIAMSEKVYPGGVHLEMTGQNVTECVGGSLNITQEELSKRYETQCDPRLNADQALELAFLIADLVKKARKC
- the rplS gene encoding 50S ribosomal protein L19; translation: MKNKYIEQFEQKQIEGKNVPEFRAGDTLRLAIRIKEGDKTRIQNFEGICIARRGNGVDETFIVRKIGANNVGVERIFPIYSESLESITVLRKGRVRRARLFYLRDRRGKAARIKELKK